Sequence from the Streptomyces sp. R33 genome:
CAAGGCCAAGGCACCCAGGGCGCGCGTCCTGCTCATCGCCGGCCGGCCGGGGTCAGGTCGCACCGCCCTCGCCGAGGCGTTCGTCCGCGAGGTCGCCGAGGACTACCCCGACGGGGTGATCAAGGTGCGCCTCACCGCCCCCGGCGGGGAGACCGTCGCCACCGAGCGGGCGATCCGGACCCTGTTGGAGGGGCTCGGCGAGGCCACACCCCCCGGCGCCGCCGAGGACGAGCTCAGCTCCGCCCTGCGCGCTGCCCTCACCCACCGCAAGGCGATCCTGCTCGTCGACGACGCCGCCGACCCGTACCAGGTCGACGCCCTGCTGCCGGACACCCCCGAGTGCCTCGTCGTCATCACCGCCGAAGGGCCCCTCACCGGCATTCCGGATGTCCGCCCCTGCACCCTCGGCGGGCTGGACACCCCTTCCGGCGTCCAGATGCTCGCGCAGCGCATCGGGGACACGCGGATCGCCGTCGACCCCCGCGCCGCCGAGACCCTCGCCGAGGAGTGCGGGGGCCAGCCCGCCGCGCTGGCGCTGGTCGGCGGCTGGCTCGCCGCGCACCCCAAGGCCGCCGTCGCCGACGTGGCCAAGCAGCTCCACGACATGCCCCCCGGCACCAGCGGCCCGCTCGGCCGCGGCTTCCGACTCGTCTACGAGTCCCTGCCGCAGCCCGCCCAGCGCACCCTCCGGTTGCTGCCGCTCGCCCCCGCCGGCATCGTCGACTCGCACACCGCTTCCGCCCTCGCCGGCTGCTCCGTGGCCGCCGCCCAGTCCACCCTGGAGGACTTCGCCGGCCTGGGCCTCGTCCGCCATGCGGCCAACGGGATGTTCCTCCTGCCCGGCTGCCTCGCCCCGCTGCTCCAGGCCCTGCTGGAGACCAAGGAGCGCGCGGCCGAGGTCCAGCTGGCCCGGGCCCGGATGCTGGAGCGCACCGTACGCCTGCTGCACTCCTGCCGCGTCATGGCCGAAGCCGATGAGGACGGGGCGGGCGGGGCGGACGTGCGCGAGAAGCTGGACGGGCTGCCGCGCGCCCTGCGGTTCCCCGACCGGCGGGCCGCCGCCACCTGGCTCGACACCCGGCTGCCCGCGCTGTCCGCGGCCGCCCGCCTCGCCGTGGCCGACGGCGGGCTGGACACCCTGGCGCGCCGGCTGGTCGCAGCCCTCGTACGAGCCCTCGCGGAGCACCGCGGCACCGCCGCGGCCGCCCCCGAGCTGTACGGGCTGCACCGGCTGGTCCTGGACGTGGCCGAGCGCCGCAGCCTGCACCGGGAGCAGGCCGCGGCCCTGCTGAACCTGGCCGATCTGGACGCCGAGACCGGCCGCACCCACGAGGCGCTCGAGCGGTACCGGGCCGCTCTGGACGCGGGACGGGCGGCGAACGACCCGTACGCGACCGGCCGCGCGATGGAATCCGTAGGCGGCGCCTACCAGGAGCTCGCGGACTGGCACCGGGCCGCCGACTGGTTCGGCCGGGCCCTGTCCCAGGCGCTCGCGCGCGGGGAGCGGGCGGACGAGGCCCGGCTGTACGGACGGCTCGGCAACGTGCACACGTACGCGGGCCGCTACGGCGATGCGCTGCGCAGCTGGCGGACCGCCGCCGCGGGGTACCGGAAACTGGCCGATGTGCCGGGCCAGGCAAAGGCGTTGAGCGAGATGGCGCGAATCCAGGAGTACGCCGGACGGCCCGAGGAATCGCTGCACACCTGCCGCGAGGCGGTGGAGCTCGCGCGCCGGGCCGGAGACCTGCGGCTTCAGGCCGCGCTCCAGGTGCGCCTCGCCGACACTCTCGACCGGCTGGGCGACCCGGCCGCTGCAAGGCTGCACCGCTCGGCGGCCGACAGATTGCTGGGAGACGACCCCGCAGCCTGCGAAATCCGCAGTGGTTCCGACTGAGATTATTGGTTTGCAAGGCTAGACAGCGCGTCGTCCTTCATTAGACTGGCTTCACCACGACATCCCGTGGTGCATCCCGTTGCGCGTTCTTGTGGGCGGGTATGTATGGAAGTGCCCCAAAAATCCCCTGAGCCAAGGACCGTGATCGACGATGAAGGTCGGCATCCCCCGCGAGGTCAAGAACAACGAGTTCCGGGTCGCCATCACGCCCGCCGGCGTGCATGAGCTGGTCCGTAACGGCCACCAGGTCTTCATCGAGCAGAACGCCGGTGTGGGCTCCTCGATCACGGACGCGGAGTACGTCGCCGCCGGCGCCGAGATCCTGGGCACCGCCGACGAGGTCTGGGCCACCGCCGACCTGCTGCTGAAGGTCAAGGAGCCCATCGCCGAGGAGTACCACCGCCTCCGCAAGGACCAGACCCTCTTCACCTACCTGCACCTCGCGGCCTCCCGCGAGTGCACGGACGCCCTCCTGGAGTCCGGCACCACCGCCATCGCGTACGAGACGGTCGAGCTCGCCAACCGCGCGCTGCCGCTGCTCGCCCCGATGTCCGAGGTCGCGGGCCGCCTGGCCCCGCAGGTCGGCGCCTACCACCTGATGCGCTCGGCCGGCGGCCGCGGCGTGCTCCCCGGCGGTGTCCCCGGCACCCACGCCGGCGAGTGCGTGGTCATCGGCGGCGGCGTCTCCGGCTGGAACGCCGCGCAGATCGCCATCGGCATGGGCTTCCACGTGACCCTGCTGGACCGCGACATCAACAAGCTCCGCGAGGCCGACAAGATCTTCGGCACGAAGATCAAGACGATCGTCTCCAACGCCTACGAGCTGGAGAAGGCCGTCATCGAGGCCGACCTCGTCATCGGCGCGGTGCTGATCCCGGGTGCGAAGGCCCCGAAGCTGGTCACCAACGAGCTCGTCGCCAAGATGAAGCCCGGAAGTGTCCTTGTCGACATTGCGATCGACCAGGGCGGCTGCTTCGAGGACTCCCGTCCGACCACCCACGCCGAGCCGACCTTCCACGTCCACAACTCGGTCTTCTACTGCGTCGCCAACATGCCGGGCGCGGTGCCGAACACCTCCACCTACGCGCTGACCAACGCCACGCTGCCCTACATCGTGCAGCTCGCGAACCTCGGCTGGGTCGAGGCGCTGCGCCGTGACCCCGCGCTCGCGCTGGGCCTCAACACCCATGACGGCCAGGTCGTTTACGGTCCGGTCGCCGAGGCCCACGGCCTGCCGACCCTTGAGCTGGGCACGCTGCTCGGCTGATCGGTCAGACCCCGTCAACGACTGACGTCAATCTCACGTATACGGCCGGACCTTGCCCGCAAGGTCCGGCCGGACGCGTTTGCGAGGGGCGACCGGGCGCGGTTCAACTCGCCTCGAACGTAACCCTTTAACCCTTTCGCGCACCCGCGAAACTTCGCAGCGACAGCCCGGACGCCCTTGACAGAGTGGTGTTCGGTTGCCGACACAACGTTGCCGGTCCGACGGATTGTGTTGCCGCTGAGTGGTGACACGCCATAGAGTCGCCAACCGTCGGCATGGTGCCACGCTGACCTATCGATAAGTGTCCTGGTCACGTCCGAGGAGGTAAGACGACTTGTGAATGAGTCGACATTTGCTCCCGGAGGTGGTCGAGCGGGGACGCGCCCCCAGCGTCCTGCAGGCGCGGAGGTACCCCCGGACCGGGGGCAAGGACCCGCCGGACTCGAAGAGGTCGGCTCCGTCGCGGTCCGCACCTTCGCAAACCACCAGCACATGACGACGCCCCAAAAGAGCATGGACGGCCTAGACGTGAACTCCAGGGCCGGCGACCTGAGCGGCGAAAAGCCCGCGGGTTTCGCCGACTACGAAAATGTGCCCGAGGGGCACTTCTACGACCCGGACGCGGAGTACGAGCCCGACCCCGAGTACGCGGCCACCCTCGCCCCCGACGCTGCCCGCCAGCGCCGTGAGCGGATCGGCCCGACCGGACGGCCGCTGCCGTACTTCCCGATCCCGGGTCCGCTGACCGACCACGGTCCGGCGAAGATCATCGCGATGTGCAACCAGAAGGGCGGCGTGGGCAAGACCACGTCGACCATCAACCTGGGCGCCGCACTCGCCGAGTACGGGCGCCGCGTGCTGCTCGTCGACTTCGACCCGCAGGGCGCGCTGTCCGTGGGCCTCGGCGTGAACCCGATGGAACTCGACCTGACGGTCTACAACCTGCTCATGGAGCGGGGCATGTCGGCCGACGAGGTGCTGCTCAAGACGGCGGTCCCCAACATGGACCTGCTGCCGAGCAACATCGACCTGTCCGCTGCCGAGGTGCAGTTGGTCAGCGAGGTCGCGAGAGAGTCGACGCTGCAGCGGGCACTGAAACCCCTGATGGCCGACTACGACTACATCGTGATCGACTGTCAGCCCTCGCTCGGCCTGCTGACCGTGAACGCCCTGACGGCGGCTCACAAGGTCATCGTGCCGCTGGAGTGCGAGTTCTTCGCGCTGCGCGGCGTGGCGCTGCTGACCGAGACCATCGAGAAGGTCCAGGAGCGGCTCAACCCCGAGCTGGAGCTCGACGGCATCCTCGCCACGATGTACGACTCCCGTACGGTGCACAGCCGTGAGGTGCTGGCGCGCGTCGTCGAGGCCTTCGACGACCACGTCTACCACACGGTCATCGGCCGGACGGTGCGCTTCCCGGAGACCACGGTCGCCGGCGAGCCGATCACCACGTACGCCTCCAACTCCGTCGGGGCCGCCGCCTATCGCCAGCTGGCCAGGGAGGTGCTCGCCCGGTGTCACGCCGAGTGAGTCTGCCCGGAGCCGACGAACTGTTCCGTACGACCGGGGGGATGGCGCTGCAGTCGTCCTCTCCGAGGCGGGGGCCGGAGGAGGCACCCGCCGGGGAGCATGCGGCGGCCTCGGCGGAGGGCACGGCGGGGGAGGGCCGCAGCCGGGAGGCCGCGGCCGGTACGGAGCCGGTGGTGGCTGCACCCCGGCGCTCGCAGGAAGGTTCTGTCAGTCCGGAACCCCGGCGGGGCAAGGGCCAGGGCCGCGGGGCGAACCGCCGGCCCAGCGGGCGTGAACGGCACGACGAGAAGATCACGGTCTACGTCTCCGCCGAGGAGCTCATGGACCTGGAGCACGCGCGGCTGGTGCTCCGCGGGGAGCACGGCCTGGCGGTGGACCGCGGCCGCATCGTCCGCGAGGCGGTGGCGGTCGTCCTGGCGGACCTGGAGTCCCGCGGCGACGCGAGCATCCTGGTGCGCAGACTCCGCGGGCGCTGAGCGGCTGACCGGAGCGGCTGACCGGTGGGCCGGTGGGCCGGTGGGCCATCGACCGGGCGACCGCTTGATCGGTTTGGCGGCTGGCGGCTGGCGGCTGGCGGCTGACCGGTGGGCCGGCTGACGCCTGTCGCCTGTCGCCTGTCGCCTGTCGCCTGACGCCTGGCCGGTGGGCCGGTCGGGCGCCGGGCGTTGCCGGGCCGGCGGCCGACGGGTGCCCGGTGGTGATGGCGGTGTCTTCTGCGGGGCCGTGTCGGTGGGGTGCGGGGCATCCCCCGCGAGCAGGCCCGCAGCCGCCCCCGCCCGCCGGGCCTGATGTCTGATGCGGCCTGCGGCCCGTCCTCCCCGCACCTCAGGACGCCCCCACCGTCGTCCCGCCCCACGTACCCGCACCATCCCGACCCCTGGGTGCCGTCTGTCGGTCGTGACCGGTGCCCCTGTCGGCATGCGGGTCCGTGTACGGGTCGGCCGCACCTCCCGCTCGTCGTGACCGTGGGTGATGTCGAAGGGACGGTGCTCTGGCGGCCGCAGGGCCCACTCACCCGTGGTGACCGGTGCCCCAGTCGGCAGGAGGGCCCGTGACGAGCGGTCGGAAGGCGGGGAGGGCGGGGCGCCGGGCCTGCTTCGACTGCGTCCCGGTGGGGATTTCGTGCTCCCGCCCCCGTGGCTTCCACCCGTACGCGCGGCCCCATTCTGTGCCCCGGCCGCCCAGCCGCCGCCCCGTCCTCCCCGACGCGGTACGCGTCCCGCACCCGCGGCTTCCGCTCCCCGGGCGGGTCCGGGGGAGGGGGGTGGGGGGAGCGTGGCAGCCTTGGGGGTGGCCGCCGACCCCCTCCGTACCGCCTTGGACCGTGATGCCCCTTCCCGCCGATCCCGGCCGCCCCACCCGCCGCAGTCTGGGTCGCGGGCCGGGTGCCCGGGCCGAGCCCGAGCCGCGAGACGCCCATGTGGCCCCTGAGGGGCCGGTGGCCGCCGTGCCGGGCGAGGACCCCGTCCGGCCCCCTGCGACCGCTGACGCGCCCGCAGGGGCCCCGCAGGAGCCCGTGGAGGGCGGAGCGGGCGCGTCCGTGGGCACCGACGGGCGGTTCACGCTGCGGCTCGCCAATTTCGAGGGGCCCTTCGATCTGCTGCTCCAGCTGATCTCCCGGCACAAGCTCGACGTCACCGAGGTCGCCCTGTCCAAGGTCACCGACGAGTTCATGGCGCACATCCGCGCCATGGGCCCCGACTGGGACCTCGACCAGACCACCGAGTTCCTCGTGGTCGCCGCCACCCTGCTCGACCTGAAGGCCGCCCGCCTGCTGCCCGCAGCCGAGGTCGAGGACGAGGCCGACCTCGCCCTGCTCGAAGCCCGCGACCTGCTCTTCGCCCGCCTGCTCCAGTACCGCGCGTACAAGCAGATCGCAGAGATCTTCGAGCAGCGGGCCGAGGCCGAGGGCCGCCGCTACCCCCGTACCGTCGGCCTCGAGGACCACCACGCGGAGCTCCTTCCCGAGGTCGTCATCAGCATCGGCGCCGAGGGGTTCGCCCGGCTGGCGGTCAAGGCCATGCAGCCCAGGGCCAAGCCCCAGGTCTACGTCGACCACATCCACGCCCCGCTCGTCAGCGTGCGCGAGCAGGCCGCGGTCGTGGTCGCGCTGCTCAAGGCGCGCGGCGAGGCCACCTTCCAGGAGCTCACCGAGGACGCCGACGACACGCTCACCGTGGTCGCGCGCTTCCTGGCCCTCCTGGAGCTCTACCGCGAGAAGGCGGTGGTCCTCGACCAGGAGGAGGCCCTGCGGACGCTCACCGTCCGCTGGAGCGGCGGGGACGGCGACGGGATGCCGACCGTCACCGACGAGTTCGATCAGATCGTGGAGGTCAAGGAATGAGCGACGTGGCCGGGCTCGCGCTGAAGCCCGCCCTGGAGGCCGTCCTCATGGTCGTGGACGAGCCTGCGACCGAGGCGCACCTCGCCAAGGTGCTGGACCGCACCCCGCGCGAGGTCGCGGACGCCCTGCGCGAGCTGGCCGACGAGTACACCGTCCAGGGGCGCGGCTTCGAGCTGCGGCTCGTCGCCGGCGGCTGGCGTTTCTACACCCGGGCGGAGTACTCCGACGCCGTCGAGCGCTTCGTGCTGGACGGCCAGCAGGCCCGGCTGACCCAGGCCGCGCTGGAGACCCTGGCGGTCGTCGCGTACCGCCAGCCGGTGAGCCGCTCGCGGGTCTCTGCGGTCCGCGGAGTGAACTGTGACGGGGTCATGCGGACCCTGCTCCAGCGCGGTCTGGTGGCCGAGGCGGGCACGGAACCCGAAACAGGTGCGATCCTGTACAGGACGACGAACTACTTTCTGGAGCGGATGGGCCTGCGCGGCCTGGACGAGCTCCCGGAGCTCGCGCCCTTCCTCCCCGAGGCGGACGCGATCGAAGCCGAGACGCTTGAGGGTGTTCCGTCGTTCGATCCGGACGCACCGGATACCGATGAAGACGACAAGACGACGGAACTTTGATGCGAAGCAGCGGCAACGGCAACGGTGGCGGCAACAGGAACAGCGGCGGCGGCGGTGGTGGCGGGCGCGGTAACTCCCGCGGCGGCTCCTCCTCCGGCGGCGGTGGCTACCGCGGAGGCTCCTCCTCCGGTGGGGGCGGCTCCCGCGGCGGCTCCGGCGGCGGTGGCTACCGCGGCGGGAGCTCCGGCGGTGGCGGCTACGGCGGCGGCTCCGGCTCCGGCTCGGGCGCCCCGCGCGACCGGGACCGCGACCAGGCCCCGCAGCGGCCCCGCAACCCCCGCCCCGAGGAGCGCCGCTACGACGTGGGCCCCGAGGGCGAGCGCAGCCGCGGCGGCGCCAAGGCGGGCGGTGGCGGTGCCCGCGGCGCAGGCGACGCCAACCGCGGTGGCGGTGCCCGCGGTGACGCGGCGCGCGGCGGCGCCAAGGGCGGTCCCCGCACCTCCAGGACCCCCGGCATCGGCGGGGCCGGCGGCCCGCGCCGCGGCCCCGGCAGCCGCAGCGGGCAGTCCCGCCCCCGCGAGCTGGACGCGCGGATCGAGGAGCGCGTGCGCGACCGGTACGCCGACAAGCCCGTGATCAAGACCCCGAAGACCTTCCCGGGCGCCGAGCAGGAAGGCGAGCGCCTGCAGAAGGTGCTCGCCCGCGCCGGCATGGGCTCGCGGCGCGCGTGCGAGGAACTCATCGAGCAGGCCCGCGTCGAGGTCAACGGCGAGATCGTGCTGGAGCAGGGCAAGCGGGTCCAGCCGAAGGACGAGATCAAGGTGGACGGCCTGACCGTCGCCACCCAGTCGTACCTGTTCTTCGCGCTGAACAAGCCCGCCGGTGTCGTCTCCACGATGGAGGACCCGGACGGCCGCCAGTGCCTCGGCGACTACGTCACCAACCGCGAGACCCGCCTCTTCCACGTCGGCCGGCTCGACACGGAGACCGAGGGCATCATCCTCCTCACCAACCACGGTGAGCTGGCCCACCGCCTCACGCACCCCAAGTACGGCGTGAAGAAGACGTACGTCGCCGCCATCACCGGCTCGCTGCCGCGCGACATCGGCAAGCGGCTCAAGGACGGCATCGAGCTGGAGGACGGGTACGCCCGCGCCGACAACTTCCGCGTCCTGGACCAGGTCGGCAAGAACTACATGGTCGAGGTGACCCTCCACGAGGGCCGCAAGCACATCGTCCGCCGCATGCTGGCCGAGGCGGGCTTCCCCGTCGACAAGCTCGTGCGGACCTCCTTCGGTCCCATCGAGCTGGGCGACCAGAAGTCCGGCTGGCTGCGCCGCCTGACGAACACCGAGGTCGGCATGCTCATGCGCGAGGTCGGTCTGTAGCCCCTCCGCTCCGAGCGACGAAAGCCCGCAGTGCCCCCGTGGCACTGCGGGCTTTTCGCTTGTCAGGGACCCGCCTTCCTGTTTATAGTCAATGTGACTATTAAGGAATGAGGGGGTCGGCCGTCATGAGCTGGACCGAAATCCTGGGGTTCGCCACCGGGGCCCTGTGCGTCTGGCTCGTCGCCCGGCAGCACGTCGCGAACTGGCCCATCGGCATCGCCAACAACGTCTTCTTCATCGTGCTCTTCGCCCAAGCCGGCCTGTACGCCGACGCCGGGCTCCAGATCGTCTTCATCGCCCTCGCCGCGTACGGCTGGTGGTCCTGGACCCACGGGGGTGGACCAGGATCCTCAGAGGCCCTGCCGGTGCGCCGCACCACGCGCACCGAATGGGCCGTACTGGCCGCGGCGGGGGCGGTGGGGGTGCTCGGGCTGACGCTCCTGCTGAGCCGCGTCACCGACTCCACCGTCCCCTTCTGGGACGCGCTGACCACCGGGCTCTCGCTCATGGCCACGTACGGCCAGTGCCGCAAGCTCGTCGAGTCGTGGTGGCTGTGGATCGCCGCCGACCTCGTGTACATCCCGCTCTACGCCTACAAGGGGCTGTACCTGACCTCGGCCCTGTACGTCGGCTTCCTCGCGCTCTGCGTGGTCGGCCTGCTCGGCTGGCGGCGCACGCTGCCGGCGCGGGGCGCCCGTACGGCGGCGGCGGAGGCGGCGGCATGAGCGGCGCGAG
This genomic interval carries:
- the scpB gene encoding SMC-Scp complex subunit ScpB — its product is MSDVAGLALKPALEAVLMVVDEPATEAHLAKVLDRTPREVADALRELADEYTVQGRGFELRLVAGGWRFYTRAEYSDAVERFVLDGQQARLTQAALETLAVVAYRQPVSRSRVSAVRGVNCDGVMRTLLQRGLVAEAGTEPETGAILYRTTNYFLERMGLRGLDELPELAPFLPEADAIEAETLEGVPSFDPDAPDTDEDDKTTEL
- a CDS encoding pseudouridine synthase; its protein translation is MRSSGNGNGGGNRNSGGGGGGGRGNSRGGSSSGGGGYRGGSSSGGGGSRGGSGGGGYRGGSSGGGGYGGGSGSGSGAPRDRDRDQAPQRPRNPRPEERRYDVGPEGERSRGGAKAGGGGARGAGDANRGGGARGDAARGGAKGGPRTSRTPGIGGAGGPRRGPGSRSGQSRPRELDARIEERVRDRYADKPVIKTPKTFPGAEQEGERLQKVLARAGMGSRRACEELIEQARVEVNGEIVLEQGKRVQPKDEIKVDGLTVATQSYLFFALNKPAGVVSTMEDPDGRQCLGDYVTNRETRLFHVGRLDTETEGIILLTNHGELAHRLTHPKYGVKKTYVAAITGSLPRDIGKRLKDGIELEDGYARADNFRVLDQVGKNYMVEVTLHEGRKHIVRRMLAEAGFPVDKLVRTSFGPIELGDQKSGWLRRLTNTEVGMLMREVGL
- a CDS encoding segregation/condensation protein A, whose translation is MPLPADPGRPTRRSLGRGPGARAEPEPRDAHVAPEGPVAAVPGEDPVRPPATADAPAGAPQEPVEGGAGASVGTDGRFTLRLANFEGPFDLLLQLISRHKLDVTEVALSKVTDEFMAHIRAMGPDWDLDQTTEFLVVAATLLDLKAARLLPAAEVEDEADLALLEARDLLFARLLQYRAYKQIAEIFEQRAEAEGRRYPRTVGLEDHHAELLPEVVISIGAEGFARLAVKAMQPRAKPQVYVDHIHAPLVSVREQAAVVVALLKARGEATFQELTEDADDTLTVVARFLALLELYREKAVVLDQEEALRTLTVRWSGGDGDGMPTVTDEFDQIVEVKE
- a CDS encoding tetratricopeptide repeat protein; translation: MCPPRSTRVVALRELRSQPEGRERSGSVTDFVGRRRELKELREDIARTGLDTLSGRKAKAPRARVLLIAGRPGSGRTALAEAFVREVAEDYPDGVIKVRLTAPGGETVATERAIRTLLEGLGEATPPGAAEDELSSALRAALTHRKAILLVDDAADPYQVDALLPDTPECLVVITAEGPLTGIPDVRPCTLGGLDTPSGVQMLAQRIGDTRIAVDPRAAETLAEECGGQPAALALVGGWLAAHPKAAVADVAKQLHDMPPGTSGPLGRGFRLVYESLPQPAQRTLRLLPLAPAGIVDSHTASALAGCSVAAAQSTLEDFAGLGLVRHAANGMFLLPGCLAPLLQALLETKERAAEVQLARARMLERTVRLLHSCRVMAEADEDGAGGADVREKLDGLPRALRFPDRRAAATWLDTRLPALSAAARLAVADGGLDTLARRLVAALVRALAEHRGTAAAAPELYGLHRLVLDVAERRSLHREQAAALLNLADLDAETGRTHEALERYRAALDAGRAANDPYATGRAMESVGGAYQELADWHRAADWFGRALSQALARGERADEARLYGRLGNVHTYAGRYGDALRSWRTAAAGYRKLADVPGQAKALSEMARIQEYAGRPEESLHTCREAVELARRAGDLRLQAALQVRLADTLDRLGDPAAARLHRSAADRLLGDDPAACEIRSGSD
- the pnuC gene encoding nicotinamide riboside transporter PnuC, coding for MSWTEILGFATGALCVWLVARQHVANWPIGIANNVFFIVLFAQAGLYADAGLQIVFIALAAYGWWSWTHGGGPGSSEALPVRRTTRTEWAVLAAAGAVGVLGLTLLLSRVTDSTVPFWDALTTGLSLMATYGQCRKLVESWWLWIAADLVYIPLYAYKGLYLTSALYVGFLALCVVGLLGWRRTLPARGARTAAAEAAA
- the ald gene encoding alanine dehydrogenase gives rise to the protein MKVGIPREVKNNEFRVAITPAGVHELVRNGHQVFIEQNAGVGSSITDAEYVAAGAEILGTADEVWATADLLLKVKEPIAEEYHRLRKDQTLFTYLHLAASRECTDALLESGTTAIAYETVELANRALPLLAPMSEVAGRLAPQVGAYHLMRSAGGRGVLPGGVPGTHAGECVVIGGGVSGWNAAQIAIGMGFHVTLLDRDINKLREADKIFGTKIKTIVSNAYELEKAVIEADLVIGAVLIPGAKAPKLVTNELVAKMKPGSVLVDIAIDQGGCFEDSRPTTHAEPTFHVHNSVFYCVANMPGAVPNTSTYALTNATLPYIVQLANLGWVEALRRDPALALGLNTHDGQVVYGPVAEAHGLPTLELGTLLG
- a CDS encoding ParA family protein, with the protein product MTTPQKSMDGLDVNSRAGDLSGEKPAGFADYENVPEGHFYDPDAEYEPDPEYAATLAPDAARQRRERIGPTGRPLPYFPIPGPLTDHGPAKIIAMCNQKGGVGKTTSTINLGAALAEYGRRVLLVDFDPQGALSVGLGVNPMELDLTVYNLLMERGMSADEVLLKTAVPNMDLLPSNIDLSAAEVQLVSEVARESTLQRALKPLMADYDYIVIDCQPSLGLLTVNALTAAHKVIVPLECEFFALRGVALLTETIEKVQERLNPELELDGILATMYDSRTVHSREVLARVVEAFDDHVYHTVIGRTVRFPETTVAGEPITTYASNSVGAAAYRQLAREVLARCHAE